The DNA sequence CAGAAAGATCAATGTAGGTCAGTGATCCTTCAGAGAACCTGCTTACAATCTCAAAGATACCATCAATTGGTCCTGATAACTTGTTTGAATGTAGATCAAGCACAGCCAAGTCGTGCAACCTCGTTACTGTGATGGGAATCTTTGAAACTAGTGAATTACTGGACAGGTTCAATGAGTAGAGCCGAGTGAGACTCCCCAGCCACTCTGGTATAATGCCAGTAAGATGGTTGAATGAGAAGTCCAGTTCCAGTAATGGACTGGGAGTTGTTCGCAAGATTTCTGGAAAATCACCCTGAATTCCGGCACCAGCAAGAAAGATCCGGCAGAGCGATGGCATTCCCCCAAGCCATTTGGGAATGGAAGAGAGATTTAATACATTGAAGGACAGATCAAGTGTTTGAAGGTTATGGAGGGAAGACATCTCACTGGGCAATGGTCCTTCAATCAAATTGTTAGAAATACTTAGAAACATTAGCTGAGAAAGTCGATTGATCGAGCTTGGGATCTGACCAGCTAACCTGTTTCCATCCAGATAGATCTCTGTAACTGCCGATAGATTCCCCAAACTGGAAGGGATAGATCCTTCAAGCCCATTGTTAGCTAGTGAAACCCTTTGCAGGGAAACCAGATTCCCAATGTTGGATGGTATGCTTCCTGTGAGATGATTGTCATGGAGCCTCAGGAAGCCTAGTAATGGCATTTCACCAGAACTTGATGGGAATGGAATCTCCCCCTCGAGCAAGTTCGTATCCAAGTACAAAACTGAGATGGTAGTTAAGTTAGTTATTGACAGTGGCAGTTTCCCACTAAGAAGATTATCTGAAAGATCAAGCTCTTCCAAGACTTGTAATGCACCTATCTTCTCTGGTATATGCCCTGTTAAGGAATTACCATGAAAATCCAGACTCActagatttgttaagtttgaaAGAGACTCTGGAATGGGACCTGAAAGCTCATTTGAGTATAATAGAAGTTTACTGAGATTTTGAAGCATCCCAATGCTTACAGGAATTGATCCAGATAAGAGGTTCTCATGCAAGTGTATCTCTTCTAGTCTGGATAGCTTACCGATGCTTTCTGGGACTGGGCCAGTTAGATTGTTGGTGTAGAGATAGAGTTTTCGGAGCCCTGGAAGATGAAAACCGATCGATGATGGGATGGTTCCAGCGAGA is a window from the Macadamia integrifolia cultivar HAES 741 chromosome 5, SCU_Mint_v3, whole genome shotgun sequence genome containing:
- the LOC122079331 gene encoding leucine-rich repeat receptor-like serine/threonine-protein kinase At1g17230 isoform X2; its protein translation is MGNKLLWILVIIIFIPTIECKRILGKGCNSQDLIGLTSFKAAIHIDTSGRLEKWVGQHCCKWDGVYCNNRTGRVAEIRLPGFLSTSDFIAQTQMEGWLSPSITLLSSLEVLDLGGLISLAGTIPSSIGFHLPGLRKLYLYTNNLTGPVPESIGHIPEKIGALQVLEELDLSDNLLSGKLPLSITNLTTISVLYLDTNLLEGEIPFPSSSGEMPLLGFLRLHDNHLTGSIPSNIGNLVSLQRVSLANNGLEGSIPSSLGNLSAVTEIYLDGNRLAGQIPSSINRLSQLMFLSISNNLIEGPLPSEMSSLHNLQTLDLSFNVLNLSSIPKWLGGMPSLCRIFLAGAGIQGDFPEILRTTPSPLLELDFSFNHLTGIIPEWLGSLTRLYSLNLSSNSLVSKIPITVTRLHDLAVLDLHSNKLSGPIDGIFEIVSRFSEGSLTYIDLSDNGFSGDIEQIGTGPQCQIKFLNLSHNYLTGRLPGSVGRLVSMKSLDLSYNKLGYELPESLANLSSLEKLKLQRNRFTGQIPNGFLKLRALRELDLSDNLLVGRIPDGRPLSDFPSSSFSGNRGLCGKPLSPC
- the LOC122079331 gene encoding leucine-rich repeat receptor-like serine/threonine-protein kinase RGI4 isoform X1 → MGNKLLWILVIIIFIPTIECKRILGKGCNSQDLIGLTSFKAAIHIDTSGRLEKWVGQHCCKWDGVYCNNRTGRVAEIRLPGFLSTSDFIAQTQMEGWLSPSITLLSSLEVLDLGGLISLAGTIPSSIGFHLPGLRKLYLYTNNLTGPVPESIGKLSRLEEIHLHENLLSGSIPVSIGMLQNLSKLLLYSNELSGPIPESLSNLTNLVSLDFHGNSLTGHIPEKIGALQVLEELDLSDNLLSGKLPLSITNLTTISVLYLDTNLLEGEIPFPSSSGEMPLLGFLRLHDNHLTGSIPSNIGNLVSLQRVSLANNGLEGSIPSSLGNLSAVTEIYLDGNRLAGQIPSSINRLSQLMFLSISNNLIEGPLPSEMSSLHNLQTLDLSFNVLNLSSIPKWLGGMPSLCRIFLAGAGIQGDFPEILRTTPSPLLELDFSFNHLTGIIPEWLGSLTRLYSLNLSSNSLVSKIPITVTRLHDLAVLDLHSNKLSGPIDGIFEIVSRFSEGSLTYIDLSDNGFSGDIEQIGTGPQCQIKFLNLSHNYLTGRLPGSVGRLVSMKSLDLSYNKLGYELPESLANLSSLEKLKLQRNRFTGQIPNGFLKLRALRELDLSDNLLVGRIPDGRPLSDFPSSSFSGNRGLCGKPLSPC